One genomic segment of Odocoileus virginianus isolate 20LAN1187 ecotype Illinois chromosome 33, Ovbor_1.2, whole genome shotgun sequence includes these proteins:
- the ECI1 gene encoding enoyl-CoA delta isomerase 1, mitochondrial isoform X1: protein MALASGVRVPARALLRPWALLWGTTLGRREPAAGGGGDGERRFGSQRVLVEPDAAAGVAVMKFRNPPVNSLSLELLTELVISLEKLENDKTFRGVILTSDCPRVFSAGLDLTEMCGRNPAHYAEYWKAMQELWLRTYLSSLVLVAAINGACPAGGCVIALACDYRVLADNPKYRIGLNETLLGIIAPFWVKDAYVNTIGHRAAEQALQLGLLFPPAEALQVGLVDQVAPEDQVLSTALSEMARWLAIPDHARQLTKNMMRKATADRLLRQRDADIQNFVSFICRDSIQKSLQVYLEKLRQRKG from the exons ATGGCGCTGGCGTCGGGAGTGCGCGTCCCTGCGCGCGCTCTGCTCCGTCCGT GGGCGCTGCTCTGGGGCACGACCCTTGGGCGCAGAGAGCCGGCGGCCGGCGGCGGCGGGGACGGCGAGCGGCGCTTCGGGAGCCAGCGTGTGCTGGTGGAGCCGGACGCGGCCGCAG GGGTAGCCGTGATGAAGTTCAGGAACCCCCCCGTGAACTCCCTCAGCCTGGAGCTGCTGACGGAGCTGGTCATCAGCCTGGAGAAGCTGGAGAACGACAAGACCTTCCGTGGCGTCATCCTAACTTCC GACTGCCCCAGGGTCTTCTCCGCCGGCCTGGACCTGACAGAGATGTGCGGGAGGAACCCGGCCCACTATGCCGAGTACTGGAAGGCCATGCAGGAGCTGTGGCTGCGGACGTACCTATCCAGCCTGGTGCTGGTTGCCGCCATCAAC GGAGCCTGCCCCGCGGGGGGCTGTGTCATCGCCCTCGCCTGTGACTACCGGGTTCTGGCTGACAACCCCAAGTACCGCATAGGGCTGAACGAGACCCTGCTGGGCATCATCGCCCCCTTCTG GGTCAAAGACGCCTATGTGAACACCATCGGGCACCGCGCCGCGGAGCAGGCCCTGCAGCTGGGATTGCTCTTCCCGCCAGCAGAGGCTCTCCAGGTGGGCCTGGTGGACCAGGTGGCGCCGGAGGACCAGGTGCTGAGCACGGCACTCTCGGAGATGGCCCGGTGGCTGGCCATTCCAG ATCACGCACGCCAGCTGACCAAGAACATGATGCGAAAGGCCACGGCAGACCGCCTCCTGAGGCAGCGCGATGCCGACATCCAGAACTTCGTCAGCTTCATCTGCAGAGACTCCATCCAGAAG
- the ECI1 gene encoding enoyl-CoA delta isomerase 1, mitochondrial isoform X2 — protein sequence MKFRNPPVNSLSLELLTELVISLEKLENDKTFRGVILTSDCPRVFSAGLDLTEMCGRNPAHYAEYWKAMQELWLRTYLSSLVLVAAINGACPAGGCVIALACDYRVLADNPKYRIGLNETLLGIIAPFWVKDAYVNTIGHRAAEQALQLGLLFPPAEALQVGLVDQVAPEDQVLSTALSEMARWLAIPDHARQLTKNMMRKATADRLLRQRDADIQNFVSFICRDSIQKSLQVYLEKLRQRKG from the exons ATGAAGTTCAGGAACCCCCCCGTGAACTCCCTCAGCCTGGAGCTGCTGACGGAGCTGGTCATCAGCCTGGAGAAGCTGGAGAACGACAAGACCTTCCGTGGCGTCATCCTAACTTCC GACTGCCCCAGGGTCTTCTCCGCCGGCCTGGACCTGACAGAGATGTGCGGGAGGAACCCGGCCCACTATGCCGAGTACTGGAAGGCCATGCAGGAGCTGTGGCTGCGGACGTACCTATCCAGCCTGGTGCTGGTTGCCGCCATCAAC GGAGCCTGCCCCGCGGGGGGCTGTGTCATCGCCCTCGCCTGTGACTACCGGGTTCTGGCTGACAACCCCAAGTACCGCATAGGGCTGAACGAGACCCTGCTGGGCATCATCGCCCCCTTCTG GGTCAAAGACGCCTATGTGAACACCATCGGGCACCGCGCCGCGGAGCAGGCCCTGCAGCTGGGATTGCTCTTCCCGCCAGCAGAGGCTCTCCAGGTGGGCCTGGTGGACCAGGTGGCGCCGGAGGACCAGGTGCTGAGCACGGCACTCTCGGAGATGGCCCGGTGGCTGGCCATTCCAG ATCACGCACGCCAGCTGACCAAGAACATGATGCGAAAGGCCACGGCAGACCGCCTCCTGAGGCAGCGCGATGCCGACATCCAGAACTTCGTCAGCTTCATCTGCAGAGACTCCATCCAGAAG